ATCCTGTACACGGCGCCCACCGCGATTCGCACCTTCATGAAGTGGGGCGAGGCCATCCCCGGCCGGTATGACCTCAGCTCGCTGCGCCTGCTCGGCTCCGTGGGAGAGCCCATCAACCCCGAGGCCTGGATGTGGTACCGCCGGGTGATCGGGTACGACCGCTGCCCCATCGTCGACACGTGGTGGCAGACAGAGACCGGCTCCATCATGATCTCCCCCTTGCCTGGCGTCACGGGCACCAAACCAGGCTCCGCCATGACGGCCATCCCGGGGATTGCGATCGACGTGGTCGACGACGCTGGCTCGCCAGTGCGCAACGGCGAGGGCGGGTACTTGGTGGTCACCGAGCCGTGGCCGGCGATGCTACGCGGCATCTGGGGCGACCGTCACCGCTACCAGTCCACCTACTGGAATCACTTTGACGGCATGTACTTTGCCGGCGACGGGGCCAAGAAGGACGTGGACGGAGACCTGTGGTTGCTGGGTCGCGTTGACGACGTCATGAACGTCTCCGGCCACCGCCTCACCACCACCGAGATTGAGCACGCGCTCGTGTCTCACCCGTGGGTCGCGGAGGCCGCAGTGGTGGGTGCGAACGATGAGATCACCGGCCAGGCAGTGGTCGCATTCGTCATCGTGCGCTCCGACGCGGCCGACGTGCCCACAGAGGGCGAGGCCGTCACCACCGCTCTGCGCGAGCACGTGCGCAAGCAGATAGGTCCGCTCGCCAAGCCGCGCGACATCCTGGTGGTGGCCGAGGTCCCCAAGACCCGCTCCGGAAAGATCATGCGCCGCTTGCTGCGCGACGTGGCGGAGAACCGTGTGGTGGGCGACGTGACCACGCTCGCCGACTCCTCCGTGATGGACGCGATCAAGGAAGGCCTGGCCGCGGGCAAGGCCGACTAGCTCGCGCGGTCCCGCCGCGCGCTATCCGCACACCCTGCGGGGCACTCACGCACCCTCCCGCGCGCTATCCGCACACGACGCCCGGTCTTCTCGGTCGCACCAAGCGTGGTGTGCGGACAGGGCGCAGCGCCGTGTGGAACATGGCGCCATGCAAAACTTGGCCATGCGTATCGAGATCGAGAGCCCCTACGCGCCAGACATCGTCGCGCTCCTGGAGGAGCACCTCGCCGACATGCATCTCACCTCGCCGCCAGAGTCCGTCCACGCACTTGACGTGGCGAGGCTGGCCGCGCGTCACGTGACGTTCGTCGCCGCACGGCGCCCAGACGGAGCCCTGCTCGGAGTGGGGGCTCTAGCGGCCCTCGGCGAGGCTCACTCGGAGATCAAGTCGATGAGGACCACGCCAGCGGCAAGGGGCAGAGGCGTCGCGGCAGCCGTCCTGACCCGCTTGCTCGACATCGCCAAAGAGCGCGGCGATATCCGCGTCAGCCTCGAGACCGGCTCGCAGGAGTTCTTCTCTCCCGCTCACCGGCTCTACGAGCGTCACGCCTTCGCCGAGTGCGAGCCCTTCGGCTCCTACGTCCGCGACCCGCACTCGAGATTCTTCACCCTCGACCTGACCCACCGCGCCTGAGGGTTCGCCCCCTAGCCGCTAGCCGCTAGCCGCTAGCCCAGCCGCCTGCGACCGCGCAGCACCAGCACCACGCCGCCAGCCACCAGCACCAGCGCAAACAGCACCAGCGTCGTCCAGCCTGTCGCGCCCGTGAAGGCGAGCTCGCTGTCGTAGCTGTTGGTCAGGGTGACGGTGACCGTCCCTGCCGAGATGGGCACCGAGGCGCTCACCCTGGTGATCGGCGTGACGCCCTCGCCCGCGAAGGTCACGGTGCTGGCCGCGCCAGAGTCGGACTCCGTCAGCACGCACTCGGAACCGACGGGCAGTCCCTCGACGAGCGCCGTGAACCCATCGGCGCGGGTCAAGTCAAGGCGGGCGTAGGCGCCCATGTTCAGCGGCGCTCCCTCCACCGTGCACGCGACGTCCACTGCAAACCGGCTCGGCGCAAGGTCGGCATAGACACCGGCGACCACCTTGTCGATCTGCAGGGCGCCCGTCATGAGGTGAATGCCCATGCGCGCCGGCGCGATCTTGCGATACGCGGTGGCGCCCGTGTCCAGGTACTTCACACCGAACTGGTTCCACGCGTACGTATCAGCAACCGGCACATCCACGCTCGCCCCGCTCGGGTCAGCGGCCGTCGCTGGCACGTTGGTGGTGCTGTACGTGACGTCTACGAAGGCACCAGGTGCCAGCAGGCCTGCGTCGGTACCGCCGAAGTCGAGCGAGATCCTGAACGCCGTCACCTGAGACCAGTCGTCGTCCGGCCCAGCAACCACCCATACCTCGCCGTTCTGCTCACAAGCGGCCTGGCCCTCAAGTCCTGCCCACGTGCCCGCGCAGGGGTTGAGCGATGACGTCACCTCGACCTGAATGTCGGTTCCCTCCGGCGC
The Demequina sp. TMPB413 DNA segment above includes these coding regions:
- a CDS encoding GNAT family N-acetyltransferase, which encodes MQNLAMRIEIESPYAPDIVALLEEHLADMHLTSPPESVHALDVARLAARHVTFVAARRPDGALLGVGALAALGEAHSEIKSMRTTPAARGRGVAAAVLTRLLDIAKERGDIRVSLETGSQEFFSPAHRLYERHAFAECEPFGSYVRDPHSRFFTLDLTHRA